In Ooceraea biroi isolate clonal line C1 chromosome 13, Obir_v5.4, whole genome shotgun sequence, a genomic segment contains:
- the LOC105283889 gene encoding lipopolysaccharide-induced tumor necrosis factor-alpha factor homolog translates to YYTEFCVSRGVQDVQDLREAFENLREARSFSHDALNYSAPGGPPSPPRINQSSLREGCREDQQQRQRRRRRRWKLDSCFRCTSDVPSSRDAPPTYSSIFVDPISSREGRSFTLLVDDRSPVITRIPPPTYAQAQDVGLTTASVDPFVSVSSNGTSEWPRVPVATICPRCAALVITVVTVRRSTITHLTALTLFLFGCWPCCLIPYCVDSYTNTDHYCPICRTYLGTYTP, encoded by the exons TATTACACTGAATTTTGTGTTTCTCGAGGTGTTCAAGATGTTCAAGATCTGCGTGAGGCGTTCGAGAACCTGCGAGAGGCGCGTTCGTTCTCCCACGACGCGCTAAACTACTCGGCTCCGGGTGGACCACCTTCTCCGCCGCGGATTAATCAATCTTCCCTGCGGGAAGGATGTCGCGAGGATCAACAAcagcgacaacgacgacgaagaagacGATGGAAACTCGACAGCTGTTTCCGATGTACGTCA GACGTCCCTTCCTCGAGGGACGCACCGCCCACGTATTCCTCCATATTCGTCGATCCGATATCGTCGCGCGAAGGCCGATCGTTCACCCTCCTCGTAGACGATCGATCGCCCGTCATAACGCGGATCCCGCCGCCCACCTACGCCCAGGCTCAAGACGTCGGTCTCACGACTGCCTCAGTGGATCCGTTCGTCTCTGTATCTT cgAACGGAACGAGCGAGTGGCCGCGAGTACCAGTGGCTACGATATGCCCTCGATGCGCAGCGCTCGTTATCACGGTCGTGACAGTGCGTCGATCCACGATCACTCATCTTACAGCATTAACTCTCTTTTTATTCGG ATGTTGGCCCTGCTGCCTAATACCGTACTGTGTCGACTCTTACACCAACACGGACCATTACTGTCCCATCTGCCGCACGTACCTCGGGACTTACACACCGTGA